The genomic stretch TTGAAAAAACATATGTTATATCCCAAAGTAGGGAAATATGTTTCATTATGTATGTACAGGGGATCATGGGTTTATTGTAAAATAACTCTCTTGGATAGTTATTCATGGGTTTTATTGTTATGCAAGAGTTGTTTCCCTTTAACTGTGTaagtttaatttatttgcattaagAAATATCTCACCTACAATAAATTATGATAAACATAAACTGAttacaaattgtatttttaaaatgagcaTTCCTAGACCCGACGATATATTGTTTATGTATCAACTATGTATGTAGTAGAATACAACATCCTGTTTGTGGTTTAATACATTAGAATCATAAACAAGTACTTTCAATGCTTCTTTCAGTTTGAACTATAAACTAAGTATTCGTCTTATAAagagactttatttttgtttttttaaacgagtttatAAGCACTAAGACTGATAAGCGGACAATAGGATTctaactcttttacaatataaaaattaACTATAATCCGAAAAATCAAATCCTGactaaataaacatttacatttcGTCTTTGATCAAAAGTACTAAGTTTAAGAGTCAATGTTACTTAAGATGCAGTGTTTTCCAACGAGCGTTTGCAATAACTCATTTCACGGTATTTAATTTGACTGGCTTTAACTGATGGTGTGCTTCTTACGGACAGCCGATAGTTaaaataagtaatattttgaTGTGTCGTAAGTGGCTTGAGCCTTAAGGAAAAGGCAGACAAAATGTGTATTACCCCAAATTAtccttaataaatataatatattatgtctTTATAAGCAAAATTTGAGGCTCGTATAAGCGGCTAGTGTGTTAACAAATTGGGTACTTGTATAAAATGACACGtacaaaaaagtatttaaatatttaataatgcatTATGTTCTCGAAGGTAGGTTGtacttatacatgtaatatactcATGCAATAATGAAATAATTGGCCTTCATGGGTTGAAGTATTTTAGATTCTGTTTTTCTTGTTACACACGCATTTTACAAGAGTTCTATCTGAATTACCACTAGTGTGCGTAAACACATGTCACACTGTGAAAATGATTGAACAATGTTGGAGTATAGATTTCCAATATGCACAATTCCTCAATATTGCTAATTGACGCAGAATCTCACAAACAATAAGTATGCACCTAGCAATATGGATTCATTACCTTTTAATCGATTCCAACTTAGAACATAGCTTCACcttgtttaaaattaatataataaagcaTAGTAAACAATTTGCGATTACATGAATAAGTGACTAAACGGATGATAATATAAAGTGTACATTATAAACATAGACAGTGTAGAAAAGCTATTGCTTATTTGTCTGTAGGAGAATGTTCAGTATTTAAATTGACCATTTTTCCTTTACATCTTATTGCTTGTCCTCTGTACGCAAAACAAACTGCATGCATGTCTGCTTTACAACAAAATGTTGgtctattgtttatatattgttttaaattttacattTGCTTAATATCTGAGGTACATTCTGGTGTTGTGTGTGCAAAAGCATTACACATATCTTATGCAATGCTACATAGAACTACGCATGCGCACACTAAGCGTGCATTGGTGTTTGTATGATTGTCGTGGATACCATAACTGTTTATTGCAAAATAccgcattttattatttataccatTACAAGGCAAAACAGATTTAACAGTTTGAAAGTTTGACAACGTAGCCCTTTCCTTATTTCTTTATCCCgaatacaatatattatttaagttCTAATTGCAATATAAAACTTGACACACCATTCAGATTAATCACTGTCATTCATTATTGAGTGGATTATAATAATCAAACAATAAAAGTAATCCGACTTTTACTTTAATGTAAAGTAACAAGACAACAAAAAACGACATGTACTAAAGGGACAAACCGATCTCCAACTACAGTCAAACAAGAACGcatgaaatattaataaacataGTTGCGTATGGCTGTTTGTTTACTTGAAACATATTATAGGAAACATCGCGTTTGGGATCGCTATCAAAAAGCTATTTCTATTTAAATTCTTTCTGTTTTTCGGTTTCGCTAAGAACGCTTCGTAAGCGTTAATTTGCGTAGTTTTACCTCAAATTACTTTTGTTGCAACAGTTTAGATATTGTTTCACTGTGACTCTTAAAATAATATTCACTTCCGTTTATTTTCACTAAACACTTAATAACATTTTAACTGAAAATTACACAATAATGTACAAGTAAACACATCTGAGTtagtatatttaattattgaaaGACAATGAACGACTTCGTGCTTAAATCGTGTACACGATGTttcgtttccaaaaaaaaagtaaaaacacttGATATAGTAATGAACATCTTTGCCAATTTTACATCTACGATGAAAATCCAACTTAATGCATGACTCCTTTAAAATCAATTTGTGCATGCGTTCTATTCGATTTATTTGCTTAATTTACCATTGTGCTGTTTTGCTCAAGGCTATAACAAGTGTAACGATCGAATTTAAACTTTTAAGAATTGATTGGTATTAATGCGACATTTTAAAGCGCAATTTATGCACCTTATTTATAGTTAATCGAACggatgtaaatacataaatacagatACAGTTATAGACAGGCATCAATACACACAGTTATACGTATAAACAAAAATGGATAAAACTGTTATTATATGCGTTGGTGATAaaagatataacattgaaataaaaaccatGTGCAAATATTCCTCGTTGTTCAGTGATCTTTTAAAAAGTCTCCAGAGGGGCGATGGTAAAGTACCTCGTGTAGCAGCTTCGAGCAAAGAAAGCAAGCACGTGCTGTTACATAGGAACACCAACGTCTATGAAGACGCATTCGTGCTCGAAATGATTGGAATCCCTAGCGAGGACGTTAAACTCACGTTAGACACGATGACTACAACGATGAAGGATACATCGTTTACTAGTAAGCATATGCCTTTGTAAAGCCTAAACGTATATCGTAAATAATATTACGTTTTGgcaaatatacattatatatggAGAGGTGATGCTTCACTACAGTCATGTTAGAATATAGTGAGTTAGCCCTATGTTATCTTctttacaaatataatttaaatatttgattacaATCATTTGAAGTATTGATTACTTATACATTGTAACAGTTTATGTAAAGTATAGTTTTGTATTTTGGGTAATACAACCTCAACCTCACTTCTCAAATTTGATTTCAAAAACAAATCAATTCGATAACCAGACATGTCATTATAAATGTAACGAACGTATTTCACGCGGTGAAGAATTATAAAGGGCGATTAATGTGCTAGTAAGAATAGGACGctcatattttaaattatttcccTTGGACTACAACGTAAAAAGTCTGACAATTATCCCAAAACTAACGCATGCCGATCAACATCaagtatttatattttgaaatgaaatgagAGATATGCGATAATGATAGTATGTGTTTTGGGTAGTTTTGCAGATATACATTTTTCTGTGTCTagcaataaatattaataaaaagtaatacatcAACTATGATTTATAATGCTGTTGCTGTAACCTTCATAAATGATCTCATAATAcacatgatacatgtatataaatataaacaataacgtttTGCAGGAAGTAACCTATTGCGAATGTTGCCAGTCGTGAAGGAGCTGAACATTAGTCACCTTCATCGCCGTATTGACAAAGAACTACTTGCAATATTAAATGCATCTGCATCCAGCTCCAATGTGAACATGATCTTAGAAAACCTCCAAGTGGCTGAAATATATAGCCTCAGCCGTGTGAAAGAATGGTGCATTGGTGCATTTGTACTAAAATCCAGTGCACATGATCGGAATACGTTATTAAAGGACTTTCACATTTCTGATGCTCCGAAACTGGAAATCCTGAACAGAATGGCAGACGCTGCCTCAAACAATTATGACAAAGAGTTGAAGAATTTACGTGATGAATCAGATCGTACTTATAAACAAATAGAGGTCAACAGAGCCGAATTCGTTGCCAAGACCGATATATGGAAGAAGGAATTAGAGAAAAGGGTTCAGGTCGTTATCGATCAAAACGAATCCCTCCATAAATCATTTATCAAAAGCGATGGCTTTGAATGGATTGGTGAAAAGTTCGACGAAATGATATCATCTTCTTTCCACGAAAAGAAAATCTTCAAAGAATTGGAACAGATAAAAGAGCAAACGAAAAAGTTGTTTGAAAAACTAGGTTTGATAAAAGATGAGGCTTTGGAAGCAAAGATGGCTGAAGAAAGGTCTAAAATATTCGTCAATGAGAAAAACTACACGGCAGGGGTTAATTACAACGACCGGGAAATTCGCCAAGCACTTAGCACGCTAAACAAATCATGGAACGACATTGAGAATAGTATAAAGTCATATAATCTAACTGTTCTTGAAAATATAAAACTATGTCTAGAAACATGTCGACTGAACGAAACCGTGCGAGAGTCCCTGACATTACAGTTTGCCCTGCAGACAGATTTCGACGAACTTTATCAGGACCTTGATAAGCGTTTAAAAAAGCTAACTGAAACTGAGATTGATTTAAAAGAAAGTCTTCAGGAGCTTAAAAGAGCAAAGTTGGAAATCCAGAAGTGCCAAAGGAGAGAGCATGCTATAAATACATGGGTGAAGCAAGGAAAACCTACGTTGGACAAATCTAACAAGTGCTCGTGTTTTCGACATTCTGAAATGACAAGAAAACTAAAATCTCAGTGATGTTTGTAAGAAACTTGAAATAATAACATACTAAAACACACGTAATACTATTCGTAGCAACataatttatacatatttattaagtAAAGTTCTGCAGACGTTTGTTCGCCAGAAATACAATAATCGATCATTTAGTAAATAATTAGAAAAAAGACATGCATTTAGTTTTAGTTTAAGGCGTTATAATTTCGATATAGAAAATCGTAAAACTTAATTGTTTGCTGAAGTAGATctgttcattttataaatatataactttttCTATGAAAAAATATTCGATATGTTGTTTGGATAGATCTACATTATTTAagcattaaaacaaacacatatttttgtcCGAAATATTATTCTTGAAAAATAATTCAGTAAATGTTTTCACTATGTATATAGTCATAACTTATATTGTTCTTAAATGAAAACATAGATCATGCaattatgttaaatgatattgaaaaATTACTCGCGCTGTTTTCCattgtattgtttatatataatactacCGGTGTTGATGGTGactgtaaataaaataagtacatttaatattaatattttatattaatatatattttatggaCTTGTTGTACATATATCTATTTGATGTGTTTTGTTTGCAAATACCTAGTAGAGGTCATTCATAGCATGCCTTTTTTACGTATGCACCAAAATAACTCAAATACACTTGACTTCGCAGTTGTCTTTTTTCTTATAAACTCTTCGTTGTGTGACTCGGACGACACAATTATTGTGTTTTACACGTACGTCACAATCTGTCATTCATATCGTAAATGGTATAAAGCTAGGGCCTGAGATTGGAACGGtcgattaaaggggccttttcacgttttggtaaattgacaaaattaaaaaaacaattgttttagattcgcacattttagttgtagttatgatatttgtgaggaaacaggaatactgaacatttaccatgctcaaaaatatccattatacgcatattttgacaataaaaaaaccctgaaaattataaagcgttgcaacgcgaaacgattgaatgatttagggagttctgttgttgtcgttatattgtttgATACT from Dreissena polymorpha isolate Duluth1 chromosome 10, UMN_Dpol_1.0, whole genome shotgun sequence encodes the following:
- the LOC127848040 gene encoding uncharacterized protein LOC127848040; amino-acid sequence: MDKTVIICVGDKRYNIEIKTMCKYSSLFSDLLKSLQRGDGKVPRVAASSKESKHVLLHRNTNVYEDAFVLEMIGIPSEDVKLTLDTMTTTMKDTSFTRSNLLRMLPVVKELNISHLHRRIDKELLAILNASASSSNVNMILENLQVAEIYSLSRVKEWCIGAFVLKSSAHDRNTLLKDFHISDAPKLEILNRMADAASNNYDKELKNLRDESDRTYKQIEVNRAEFVAKTDIWKKELEKRVQVVIDQNESLHKSFIKSDGFEWIGEKFDEMISSSFHEKKIFKELEQIKEQTKKLFEKLGLIKDEALEAKMAEERSKIFVNEKNYTAGGNNCTDGDEFTILNYDPCARHGTGTCVNTLGGYNFTCLVGWTGPRCQYVDENVIASDRACLRGFVNKAFNDTYAECQDIDEWSNGSTNTCGFHQHCNNTAGSYKCECDIGWEGSNCGKDIDECTRANICGINQHCIITGGSYVCLGDTANSSTTNTVDVGHMHIVHSSAYAKQNPENQQETTLDVVLGSVFGTVAFMSGFLVALSAYENVQQEKQGGI